From a single Nicotiana tomentosiformis chromosome 2, ASM39032v3, whole genome shotgun sequence genomic region:
- the LOC104088515 gene encoding probable serine/threonine-protein kinase PBL7: protein MGWFPCTGPSKQTSKKKNCIDSVQRSSDKLKARNSLSTKEVVKDAGSNQIAAKTFIFRELAAATKNFRGDYLLGEGGFGRVYKGVIDSNQVVAIKQLDRNGLQGNREFLVEVLMLSLLHHPNLVNLIGYCADGDQRLLVYEYMPLGSLEDHLHDPTPGKERLDWNTRMKIAAGAAKGLEYLHSASPPVIYRDLKCSNILLGEGYHAKLSDFGLAKLGPVGDNTHVSTRVMGTYGYCAPEYAMTGQLTLKSDVYSFGVVLLEIITGRKAIESSKTGGDFNLVIWARPLFKDRRKFSQMADPMLQGHYPVRGLYQALAVAAMCVQEQPNMRPVIADVVTALTYLASQKFDTENRGIQTSRPGPATSPRMKRW, encoded by the exons ATGGGTTGGTTTCCTTGCACTGGACCATCCAAACAGACCTCAAAGAAGAAAAATTGCATCGATTCAGTTCAACGCTCTTCTG ATAAGTTGAAAGCAAGGAATTCATTAAGCACAAAGGAAGTTGTTAAGGATGCAGGGTCCAACCAAATTGCAGCCAAGACTTTTATATTTCGTGAATTAGCGGCCGCAACAAAAAACTTTCGAGGTGATTATCTTCTTGGAGAAGGAGGCTTTGGTAGAGTATACAAAGGGGTGATTGATTCCAATCAG GTCGTTGCGATCAAGCAACTTGATCGTAATGGATTACAAGGCAACAGGGAATTTCTTGTCGAAGTGCTGATGTTAAGTCTGTTACACCATCCTAACCTTGTAAATCTAATTGGCTATTGTGCTGATGGAGATCAGAGACTTCTCGTCTACGAATATATGCCATTAGGGTCATTGGAAGACCATCTTCATG ATCCTACGCCAGGTAAAGAACGGCTAGATTGGAACACAAGAATGAAAATTGCTGCCGGAGCAGCAAAAGGCTTGGAATATCTACACAGTGCAAGTCCTCCTGTAATATACCGTGATTTAAAATGCTCAAACATTTTGCTTGGTGAGGGTTATCATGCAAAGCTCTCTGACTTTGGCTTGGCCAAATTGGGGCCAGTAGGAGATAACACCCATGTCTCTACGAGAGTTATGGGTACTTACGGGTACTGTGCGCCAGAGTATGCCATGACTGGACAGTTGACTTTGAAGTCAGACGTTTACAGCTTTGGGGTAGTCCTCTTGGAGATTATTACAGGCAGGAAagcaattgaaagttcaaaaaCCGGAGGAGATTTCAATCTGGTTATATGG GCAAGACCATTGTTCAAAGATCGGAGGAAATTCTCGCAGATGGCTGATCCAATGCTGCAAGGCCATTATCCAGTAAGGGGCTTGTACCAAGCTCTAGCAGTTGCGGCAATGTGTGTTCAGGAGCAACCCAACATGCGTCCAGTCATAGCAGACGTTGTCACGGCTTTGACCTACCTTGCTTCACAAAAATTTGACACTGAAAACCGGGGCATCCAAACTTCAAGGCCAGGACCTGCTACTTCACCTAGAATGAAACGATGGTAA
- the LOC104088506 gene encoding thylakoid membrane protein TERC, chloroplastic isoform X2: MKLAPALLYNNTTQFPPKFISSSFRISPISSPATYPKWVHFKLAPLRSPPPNLVGCNCKRRYSVAISCLRKSEQGEESSTAEERTQGSDNYVSSVRTVALCVLSAMAFGVGVGFTDGVGKASEFFAGYLLEQSLSVDNLFVFVLIFKYFKVPLMYQNRVLSYGIAGAIIFRLSIILLGTATLQKFEAVNLLLAGILLYSSFKLFTGEEEDADLSDNFIVKTCQKFIPITSEYDGNRFLTLQDGVWKATPLLLTVAVIELSDIAFAVDSIPAVFGVTRDPFIVFTSNLFAILGLRSLYTLISESMAELEYLQPCIGVVLGFIGFKMILDFFGYHVSTEASLGVVATCLSAGVLLSLAKKSD, translated from the exons ATGAAATTGGCTCCTGCGCTACTCTATAACAACACTACTCAATTCCCTCCTAAGTTCATTTCCAGCTCGTTCAGGATTTCCCCAATCTCTTCGCCTGCTACATACCCAAAATGGGTTCATTTTAAATTAGCTCCTCTTCGCTCTCCACCACCCAATTTAG TTGGGTGTAATTGCAAACGAAGATATAGTGTGGCCATTTCCTGCTTGAGAAAATCCGAACAAGGGGAAGAATCATCTACTGCTG AAGAAAGAACGCAAGGGTCTGACAATTATGTATCTTCTGTCAGGACAGTTGCCTTGTGT GTGCTTTCAGCTATGGCATTTGGTGTTGGCGTAGGGTTCACTGATGGAGTTGGCAAGGCATCTGAATTTTTCGCTGG GTATCTGCTGGAGCAGAGTTTGTCGGTGGACAATTTATTTGTATTTGTTCTGATattcaaatatttcaaagtgCCACTTATGTATCAG AACCGAGTGCTCTCATATGGAATTGCTGGTGCCATAATCTTCCGATTGTCGATCATACTGCTAGGAACAGCGACCCTGCAG AAATTTGAGGCAGTTAACCTACTTTTGGCTGGGATTCTTCTATACTCGTCATTCAAG CTGTTCACTGGAGAAGAAGAAGATGCTGATCTATCTGACAATTTCATTGTGAAGACCTGCCAGAAATTCATTCCCATCACAT CTGAATATGATGGTAACCGGTTCCTAACTTTGCAGGATGGTGTATGGAAA GCTACACCTTTACTTCTGACAGTAGCAGTTATTGAACTCAGTGATATTGCATTCGCT GTTGATTCTATACCAGCAGTTTTTGGTGTCACAAGAGATCCTTTCATAGTTTTCACTTCCAATCTCTTTGCAATTTTGG GATTGAGGTCATTGTACACACTCATTTCTGAAAGTATGGCGGAGTTGGAATACTTACAG CCTTGCATTGGTGTTGTCCTGGGATTCATTGGATTCAAAATGATCCTAGACTTTTTCG GATACCATGTTTCCACAGAGGCTTCTCTAGGCGTTGTAGCTACATGTCTTAGCGCTGGAGTCTTGCTGAGTCTTGCTAAGAAATCTGATTAG
- the LOC104088504 gene encoding protein MODIFIER OF SNC1 11-like, whose product MAATAAQNPENPMKTLAEPSDPNPPAISESPHDSAPDSVKSPQSADAKEEIKSAVAGGDDSCQGNDIQKKMKRAERFGMPVQLSEEDKRNSRAERFGTGSSVQGSDALKKSEEHKRQARAERFGLVKSDTTEEEAKKKARLTRFAPPVKTDPVEEDKRKARALRFSQPQSGSQSQANGKGNIEQDDVAVDKAGEEPE is encoded by the exons ATGGCCGCAACGGCAGCGCAAAATCCTGAAAACCCTATGAAAACCCTAGCTGAGCCGTCAGATCCCAATCCACCGGCTATAAGCGAATCCCCACACGATTCCGCACCTGACTCGGTAAAATCACCGCAGTCTGCCGATGCCAAGGAGGAAATCAAGTCGGCGGTGGCGGGCGGAGATGACAGCTGTCAGGGTAATGATATTCAGAAGAAGATGAAGCGAGCTGAGCGGTTTGGTATGCCAGTTCAGCTATCCGAAGAAGATAAGCGAAATTCTCGAGCTGAGAG GTTTGGAACTGGGTCCTCAGTTCAAGGGTCAGATGCTTTAAAGAAATCTGAGGAGCATAAGAGGCAGGCTAGAGCTGAGAG GTTTGGGCTTGTGAAATCTGACACAACTGAAGAGGAAGCTAAGAAGAAGGCCAGGTTGACAAGGTTTGCACCACCGGTGAAGACTGATCCTGTGGAGGAAGATAAAAGGAAAGCTAGGGCTCTCAG GTTTTCACAACCCCAGTCTGGTTCACAATCACAAGCAAATGGCAAGGGAAACATTGAGCAG GATGATGTTGCTGTGGACAAAGCTGGAGAGGAACCTGAATGA
- the LOC104088506 gene encoding thylakoid membrane protein TERC, chloroplastic isoform X1 codes for MKLAPALLYNNTTQFPPKFISSSFRISPISSPATYPKWVHFKLAPLRSPPPNLVGCNCKRRYSVAISCLRKSEQGEESSTAEETSSSQSHNVTNNVERSHNTSAVDEAEERTQGSDNYVSSVRTVALCVLSAMAFGVGVGFTDGVGKASEFFAGYLLEQSLSVDNLFVFVLIFKYFKVPLMYQNRVLSYGIAGAIIFRLSIILLGTATLQKFEAVNLLLAGILLYSSFKLFTGEEEDADLSDNFIVKTCQKFIPITSEYDGNRFLTLQDGVWKATPLLLTVAVIELSDIAFAVDSIPAVFGVTRDPFIVFTSNLFAILGLRSLYTLISESMAELEYLQPCIGVVLGFIGFKMILDFFGYHVSTEASLGVVATCLSAGVLLSLAKKSD; via the exons ATGAAATTGGCTCCTGCGCTACTCTATAACAACACTACTCAATTCCCTCCTAAGTTCATTTCCAGCTCGTTCAGGATTTCCCCAATCTCTTCGCCTGCTACATACCCAAAATGGGTTCATTTTAAATTAGCTCCTCTTCGCTCTCCACCACCCAATTTAG TTGGGTGTAATTGCAAACGAAGATATAGTGTGGCCATTTCCTGCTTGAGAAAATCCGAACAAGGGGAAGAATCATCTACTGCTG AGGAGACTTCGTCATCACAGTCACATAATGTTACCAACAATGTTGAAAGGTCTCATAATACATCTGCTGTTGATGAAGCAGAAGAAAGAACGCAAGGGTCTGACAATTATGTATCTTCTGTCAGGACAGTTGCCTTGTGT GTGCTTTCAGCTATGGCATTTGGTGTTGGCGTAGGGTTCACTGATGGAGTTGGCAAGGCATCTGAATTTTTCGCTGG GTATCTGCTGGAGCAGAGTTTGTCGGTGGACAATTTATTTGTATTTGTTCTGATattcaaatatttcaaagtgCCACTTATGTATCAG AACCGAGTGCTCTCATATGGAATTGCTGGTGCCATAATCTTCCGATTGTCGATCATACTGCTAGGAACAGCGACCCTGCAG AAATTTGAGGCAGTTAACCTACTTTTGGCTGGGATTCTTCTATACTCGTCATTCAAG CTGTTCACTGGAGAAGAAGAAGATGCTGATCTATCTGACAATTTCATTGTGAAGACCTGCCAGAAATTCATTCCCATCACAT CTGAATATGATGGTAACCGGTTCCTAACTTTGCAGGATGGTGTATGGAAA GCTACACCTTTACTTCTGACAGTAGCAGTTATTGAACTCAGTGATATTGCATTCGCT GTTGATTCTATACCAGCAGTTTTTGGTGTCACAAGAGATCCTTTCATAGTTTTCACTTCCAATCTCTTTGCAATTTTGG GATTGAGGTCATTGTACACACTCATTTCTGAAAGTATGGCGGAGTTGGAATACTTACAG CCTTGCATTGGTGTTGTCCTGGGATTCATTGGATTCAAAATGATCCTAGACTTTTTCG GATACCATGTTTCCACAGAGGCTTCTCTAGGCGTTGTAGCTACATGTCTTAGCGCTGGAGTCTTGCTGAGTCTTGCTAAGAAATCTGATTAG